The following are from one region of the Ignavibacteriota bacterium genome:
- the mscL gene encoding large-conductance mechanosensitive channel protein MscL, which yields MKMLQEFKQFAMRGNVLDMAIGIIIGAAFGKIVSSFVADVIMPPIGLLLGGVDFSSLSITLKQGSEGVAPVMLKYGVFINTIIDFIIIAFAIFMVVKAINSMKKKEEEKPAAPPAPTKEEILLTEIRDELRKK from the coding sequence ATGAAAATGTTACAAGAATTTAAACAATTCGCTATGCGTGGAAATGTACTGGATATGGCAATTGGTATCATTATCGGCGCGGCATTTGGGAAAATCGTTTCATCATTTGTTGCGGATGTGATAATGCCGCCAATTGGGTTATTGCTTGGCGGTGTTGATTTTTCAAGTCTTTCAATCACTTTAAAACAGGGTTCTGAAGGTGTAGCTCCTGTCATGCTGAAGTACGGGGTTTTCATCAACACAATTATTGATTTTATAATTATTGCATTCGCAATATTTATGGTTGTGAAAGCAATAAATTCGATGAAGAAAAAGGAAGAAGAAAAACCAGCAGCACCTCCAGCACCAACTAAAGAAGAAATTCTTCTTACAGAAATCAGAGATGAATTGAGGAAAAAATAA